Part of the Halorubrum lacusprofundi ATCC 49239 genome, ACATCGATATATCCTGCAAACTGACCTCTTCGAGTTTCGCCCTGACTCACCACATTGATAGCAGTGTCGAACAGTTCTGTGAAACTGTAACTCCCATTACTCTTACCGTTGTTCGTTATTGGGCTGCCTCGTGGCCGGATGTCACCGAAGTATCCGCTTGTACCTCCGCCCAACTTAGTCATTTCACCCACTTCGGCGTGGGTGTAGAGAATACTCTCCATGTTGTCTTCCATGTAGCTGCCGAAGCAGCTGATAGGGAGGCCACTGTCCAGTCCAAAGTTCGCCCAGACTGGGCTTGCGAGACTGTAGAACCCTCTACTCATGTAGTCGTAAAACCTGTCTGCGAAGCCCTCTTCATCCAGGATCTCTTCAGCGTTCTCTGCTATCTGTCTGATCCTTTCCTTCGGTTCGACCCCTTCAATCAGGTATCCTTCTCTGAGGAACTCTTTGCTGTCCTCGTTCAACCAGTAGAAGGGTTCTTTGTGCTGTTCTCTGACTTGTGTGAGTTCTGCTTGTGCCATTGTTAGAACATCTCCTTGGCTGTAACGCTCTGCGTGTGTTTGTTGTATGTGGTCGATCGCTTGCTGAAGAAATCATTGTCCTTCGTCATCATGATATCCTCATCGAACCAGCGAGTCTCGTCAAGTAGGTCATCATCTGTTTCGAACATTGGATATACTCCGACATTCTCTAGACTCTGATTGAATCGGTCTTTTAAGAACTCATTTACATACTCTCGCGGTAGAAATTGGAGTTCTCCCTCTCCAAAAATCCAGTCGAGCATACCCATCTCTGCCTCGTAAGCCCGCCGACATGCTTCTCGAATCTCTGCTTCGAATTCATCATCGAACAGGCCTGGGTTCTCTTCTCTGATCGTGTCAACCAGTTCTACTCCGAACAGTCCGTGAATCTGTTCTTCCTTGCTGGTCGCCTCAACAGCGTTCGCAATTCCTTTGAATTTCTTCTCATACTTGTCGAAGCTTGTCATGATAAGGAATTGGCTGAACAGTGAGACGTGTTCAACGAACATACTGAACAGAAGGATGCTCATCACATACCCTTTTGTATCATCACTTTGACCACGCTCAAGGCATTCGTCAAGATACTCGATTCTGTCTTTTACAGCCGGGACTTCAGTAACTTCTTCGAAATCTCCTGTAATCCCCAACACATCGAGTAGATGACTGTAGGCGTCCATGTGTCGCACTTCACTCTCTGCGAAGGTCATGCCGACACTGCCTATTTCTGCTTTGGGCATCTCTTCGTAGATATCTGACCAGAATGTCTTCACCTGCACCTCGATCTGTGCGATAGCCAACATCGTCCGTTTGATAACGGTCTTCTCGGCCGGAGTTGTGTTGACCTTGAAGTCTTGAACATCTCCCGAGAAGTTGAACTCCGTGTGAACCCAGTAGCTGTTCCGTATCGCATCCTTGTAATCAAGGAAATCATTGTATTCATACGGTTTGAGCTGTGTTCGTTCCGAGAAGATGTCAGTCGCTGTATCACCACCTGTGGTTTTATTTTCAGTCATTGGGACGTACCCGGGAGGAAACGTCCGCTGTTGGTTGGCTTCTATTTCCGTCGTTCTTGGTTCGGTGCGCTCGAATGCACCCGTGTCGCTTTCTGTACGTCTGTTCGTGGTCTATGCTCATCCGGTCGAGGAGTGACCGAACATCCGTTTGATCTGTGTGTGTCATTGTGAGTCGTTCGGGGCTTCGAAGTCGTCTATTTCTGCGTTCAAGACTGCATCGAGTTCGCGGAGGAACTCCTGGGGTTCCGAGAACGCCTTGTACACGGAGACGAACCGAATGTACGCGACTTTGTCGAGGTCACGCAACCGATCAGAGACAAGTTCACCGATGAGACTCGAAGAGACGAGACGTGTCTCTCGGTCTTGAAGCGCGCTCTCAATGTCGTCGACGAGAGTCGTCACCGTTGTCTCGGACACGTCACGCTTCTCTACGGCTCGTTCGATCCCTGCACGAAGCTTCGTACGGTTGAATGGCTCGATGGTTCCGTTGCGTTTCTTCACCTGGAGGGAGTCCCACTCCGGACGTTCGTAGGTCGTAAAGCGGAACGAACAGCGTTGACACTCACGGCGCCGCCGGACGGAGGTTCCGTCGGCGCTGGTCTCGGTATCGATGACGCGTGTTTGCTCGTCCCCGCAGTCCGGGCAGTTCATCGTTGTCACTAGTTGTCCCTCCAGCTCCTTAACCCCATATGTGGGGGCTATCGCTTTCAGCCACAATATCTGGTGCCAGCGGCACCCACATAAAATTTTCCCAATCAGATTGACGTAACACAACTAAACTTGTATTAGTTGGTGGAGTAAAGTAGATGGGATTGCCTGCGAAGCAAGAACAGACAATCACCCATCTCTGGAAATGTGTATTACTCAGACATCTCCGCGAGTTTTTGTCGGCGCTCTTGGCGTTGCTCTACTGCGATATCGCGCAGTTCTTTCTGGGCTTCTGTTGGACATTGAAGCGTCGGGACAGTTGTCGGAGTTTCGCTCGCGTCAAGGGCGACGATCAGTGCATCGCCTGACTTCCAATTCCACAGTTCAGACGACGTCGACTCCCAACCCAAATCAAGCGCCAAGGAAGCAACTCACGATCCATATCACCCGGAGAATTTCGATCTCGTAGCATTCACTCCGTCTCCGAGGGATTACGATGCCTCTTCGAATTTCTTGGATCAGAACCGTGATCCACGGAAAGCGAAAGGTGTGTTCAAGAGTCGCGTTATCAAAGCTTGTTTCGATGGGAA contains:
- a CDS encoding ribonucleotide-diphosphate reductase subunit beta is translated as MTENKTTGGDTATDIFSERTQLKPYEYNDFLDYKDAIRNSYWVHTEFNFSGDVQDFKVNTTPAEKTVIKRTMLAIAQIEVQVKTFWSDIYEEMPKAEIGSVGMTFAESEVRHMDAYSHLLDVLGITGDFEEVTEVPAVKDRIEYLDECLERGQSDDTKGYVMSILLFSMFVEHVSLFSQFLIMTSFDKYEKKFKGIANAVEATSKEEQIHGLFGVELVDTIREENPGLFDDEFEAEIREACRRAYEAEMGMLDWIFGEGELQFLPREYVNEFLKDRFNQSLENVGVYPMFETDDDLLDETRWFDEDIMMTKDNDFFSKRSTTYNKHTQSVTAKEMF
- the nrdR gene encoding transcriptional regulator NrdR translates to MNCPDCGDEQTRVIDTETSADGTSVRRRRECQRCSFRFTTYERPEWDSLQVKKRNGTIEPFNRTKLRAGIERAVEKRDVSETTVTTLVDDIESALQDRETRLVSSSLIGELVSDRLRDLDKVAYIRFVSVYKAFSEPQEFLRELDAVLNAEIDDFEAPNDSQ